A window of Selenomonas ruminantium subsp. lactilytica TAM6421 contains these coding sequences:
- a CDS encoding CbrC family protein has product MKESTFRYYPNIYADEALVHADGVCQCCGKKVHEYTEFMYTEENVDCICLPCIRDGSAVVKFQGEFIAAADWVSYPAKREELFRRTPGYISIQNVVNIIMREG; this is encoded by the coding sequence GTGAAAGAAAGCACCTTTCGATATTACCCCAATATTTATGCAGATGAGGCGCTGGTTCATGCAGACGGTGTATGTCAGTGTTGTGGCAAGAAGGTGCATGAATATACCGAATTTATGTACACTGAGGAGAATGTTGACTGTATTTGCCTTCCATGTATTCGTGATGGAAGTGCAGTCGTAAAATTTCAAGGGGAGTTTATTGCTGCAGCAGATTGGGTCAGCTATCCGGCAAAGAGAGAAGAGCTCTTTCGCAGAACGCCGGGCTACATATCCATTCAGAATGTGGTTAATATTATTATGAGAGAAGGCTAA
- a CDS encoding DUF1266 domain-containing protein, whose translation MEVQIQQEICPPPDSLTFADVDSKLLRWIEAEQAIVKVVNGWDCHKDDVQKQRKGRCYLLEKHEAGSRPQLIDQIMSLGSLSPNSVWDMSKAIELATIGYLAGYLTLREALNVSVTAGQRIQKCTSSWENMGMAYLRYLKTFEGNFERLRASEAAFEQLRNSSDSPYKAVPFEMELKKTW comes from the coding sequence ATGGAAGTGCAAATACAGCAGGAAATCTGTCCGCCACCGGATAGTCTTACTTTTGCTGATGTGGATTCTAAACTGCTAAGGTGGATAGAGGCAGAACAAGCTATAGTCAAGGTCGTCAATGGATGGGACTGCCATAAAGATGATGTACAGAAGCAGAGAAAGGGGAGATGTTATCTGCTGGAAAAGCATGAGGCAGGTTCACGGCCTCAGCTGATAGACCAGATTATGAGTTTGGGAAGTTTGTCTCCTAACTCAGTTTGGGATATGTCAAAGGCCATCGAACTGGCAACCATCGGATATTTAGCGGGCTACCTGACTTTGCGGGAAGCGTTGAATGTTTCGGTTACTGCTGGCCAGCGTATACAGAAATGTACCAGCAGCTGGGAAAACATGGGAATGGCCTATCTTCGTTATCTGAAAACCTTTGAAGGCAACTTCGAAAGGCTGAGAGCCAGCGAGGCAGCCTTTGAACAATTAAGGAACTCCTCGGATTCCCCTTATAAAGCGGTGCCGTTTGAAATGGAACTAAAAAAAACCTGGTAA
- a CDS encoding DUF1810 family protein: MCPCVVKKHETALAEMKNGRKKSHWIWYIFPQLADLGYKEVITWNYTKFQTDMWRYQTKTMDQSHDTVVSPGDKVFSYGMNRLGWPYEVREFWVD, encoded by the coding sequence ATGTGTCCCTGCGTCGTAAAGAAGCATGAAACTGCCCTGGCTGAAATGAAAAATGGCAGGAAGAAGTCCCATTGGATTTGGTATATCTTCCCGCAACTGGCCGACCTGGGGTATAAGGAAGTCATCACATGGAATTACACTAAATTCCAGACGGATATGTGGCGCTACCAGACCAAGACCATGGATCAGAGCCATGATACGGTAGTGTCGCCCGGAGATAAAGTTTTTTCATATGGTATGAACCGGTTGGGGTGGCCATATGAAGTGAGGGAATTCTGGGTTGATTAA
- a CDS encoding Imm30 family immunity protein, translated as MNIEKNEEILKNTCKLRNEYEVALFEKAIEEICSTQRAEYVLNLCSGFDDDTEDEEVMFGLVHAVEKLGGEDGLYWTAMGLERMWRNKEWCKILLYRILNSDEDRIKYPEVINRLPWRERDRNISLLADILHEDKEMFADKIDEVLKDCSVVYQINKYPNGEIMVIYDRNGAVWNGKLDTIYESDNGLNDGENGYEEYHACLFKVIDVIKPGKNSIKVNDWVEISRLNPPEQIFDSKGLQIWGQSREDRQC; from the coding sequence ATGAATATCGAAAAGAACGAGGAAATATTAAAGAATACATGCAAATTAAGAAATGAGTATGAAGTAGCGTTGTTTGAAAAAGCCATTGAGGAGATTTGTTCCACACAAAGAGCAGAGTATGTACTTAATTTATGTTCAGGCTTTGATGACGATACGGAAGATGAAGAGGTCATGTTTGGTCTCGTCCATGCCGTGGAGAAGCTCGGAGGGGAAGATGGCCTGTATTGGACAGCTATGGGGCTAGAGAGAATGTGGAGAAATAAAGAGTGGTGTAAGATACTGCTCTATAGGATACTTAACTCTGATGAGGATAGAATAAAATATCCGGAAGTGATAAACAGGCTTCCTTGGCGGGAAAGAGACCGGAATATATCCTTATTAGCGGATATTCTCCATGAAGATAAAGAAATGTTTGCCGACAAGATAGATGAGGTTTTAAAAGATTGTTCTGTGGTATATCAGATAAACAAGTACCCAAATGGTGAGATAATGGTTATTTATGACCGAAATGGAGCTGTATGGAATGGTAAACTGGATACGATATATGAGTCAGATAATGGGCTGAATGATGGTGAAAACGGGTATGAAGAATATCATGCCTGTTTGTTTAAGGTTATAGATGTTATAAAACCTGGTAAAAACAGCATAAAGGTAAATGACTGGGTAGAAATAAGTCGTCTTAATCCGCCTGAGCAGATTTTTGATTCAAAAGGCCTGCAAATATGGGGACAGTCAAGGGAGGATAGACAGTGCTAG
- a CDS encoding tetratricopeptide repeat protein produces MEYKFQPMVQEAIELIWKQDDSKNCEKGRTLLRRAAEDGDAEAWALLSLTYLGEPWVGKTSNFENNIAEAERCLKKSLSEGSPVGLLAILARRSLYPTEEMDFWDYWDDERETAVVEMEEYTEGDGNGEDLAAYLFGMAYLRGGIDILTGKRLDKGQRQQLAKPFLEHARTQGIRLNYNPEEMSKPDDSDADWRLKLWLQNGLVITFDRYDTEEFQAALEIMEDTYKVIELYHDKDYLSVRQTEDNYELHAMLNGKGALRREDSREQVLSLLQAWLGGKTDLSAEEWQNDVQAVRYVKWQWYLDKAEVCKNRDGLDEMVTALKQAANMDCGKAMVRLGCYHQEKGEKDVARQWFLQAVKTEEHDDVKEACYYLGCLEEGQLAVQYLEKAAKMGAASAWAKLGNCYRNGLGTLMDSEKAMICYKKGADLGDYEALYVMACSCRSEDGTWQDIPKAISCLRKVLSEENDWQNEARLLLAQVFMAQNPGKNADRIGRLLAETKYDKYLPGWLELAHYYKAQGRIYQYGQEMDALIKAGYEPAIKEKEDMYRGSEWSKLF; encoded by the coding sequence ATGGAATATAAATTTCAGCCTATGGTGCAGGAAGCCATAGAATTGATTTGGAAACAGGATGACTCAAAAAATTGTGAGAAGGGCCGGACTTTGCTGCGCAGAGCAGCGGAGGACGGAGATGCGGAAGCCTGGGCATTACTGTCCTTGACTTATTTAGGAGAGCCATGGGTAGGGAAGACCAGCAACTTTGAGAATAACATAGCAGAAGCCGAACGCTGCCTGAAAAAGAGCTTGTCAGAAGGCAGTCCTGTTGGTTTGCTGGCGATTCTGGCCAGACGTAGCCTCTACCCTACGGAGGAAATGGATTTTTGGGATTATTGGGACGATGAAAGAGAGACAGCTGTTGTAGAAATGGAAGAATATACCGAAGGCGATGGCAATGGTGAAGACCTGGCAGCATATCTATTTGGGATGGCTTATCTGCGGGGCGGTATTGACATACTGACAGGTAAAAGGCTGGATAAAGGACAGCGGCAGCAGCTGGCGAAGCCTTTTCTGGAACATGCCCGGACTCAGGGTATAAGGTTGAATTACAATCCGGAGGAGATGTCAAAGCCCGACGATTCGGATGCTGACTGGAGGTTAAAGCTTTGGCTGCAGAATGGTTTGGTTATTACCTTTGACCGCTATGATACAGAAGAATTCCAGGCAGCATTGGAAATAATGGAAGACACCTATAAAGTCATAGAGCTATATCATGATAAGGATTATCTCTCTGTTCGTCAGACAGAAGACAATTATGAACTCCACGCTATGCTGAACGGCAAAGGTGCCTTGCGCAGGGAAGATTCAAGGGAACAGGTTTTATCCCTTCTGCAGGCGTGGCTTGGGGGAAAGACAGATCTTTCAGCAGAGGAATGGCAGAATGATGTCCAAGCAGTACGATATGTAAAGTGGCAGTGGTATCTGGACAAGGCGGAAGTTTGCAAAAATCGTGATGGCCTAGATGAAATGGTAACGGCACTTAAACAGGCTGCCAATATGGACTGTGGAAAGGCTATGGTTCGCTTGGGGTGTTATCATCAGGAAAAAGGGGAAAAGGATGTCGCCAGGCAGTGGTTTTTGCAGGCCGTAAAAACGGAAGAGCATGATGATGTAAAAGAAGCCTGTTATTATCTGGGCTGCTTGGAAGAGGGCCAGCTGGCTGTGCAGTATCTTGAAAAAGCCGCCAAGATGGGAGCAGCTTCTGCCTGGGCAAAGCTCGGAAATTGTTATCGTAACGGGCTGGGTACTCTCATGGACAGCGAAAAGGCCATGATCTGTTACAAAAAAGGTGCAGACCTTGGGGACTATGAGGCTTTGTATGTTATGGCGTGCAGCTGCCGGAGCGAAGATGGAACGTGGCAGGATATACCGAAAGCAATATCCTGCTTGCGAAAGGTATTATCCGAGGAAAACGATTGGCAAAATGAGGCACGTCTCTTGTTGGCTCAAGTATTTATGGCCCAGAATCCCGGGAAAAATGCCGACCGGATAGGACGCTTGCTGGCAGAAACAAAATACGATAAATACTTACCTGGCTGGCTTGAACTGGCCCATTACTATAAAGCGCAGGGCAGAATCTATCAGTATGGCCAGGAGATGGATGCCCTAATCAAGGCAGGCTATGAACCGGCCATAAAAGAAAAGGAAGATATGTATCGTGGCAGTGAATGGAGTAAATTGTTCTGA
- a CDS encoding fructosamine kinase family protein: MELVDVIRQIYGEEVYITDRIGISGGDINDAYHLCLSNGENLFIKMNANAKDDFFAAEKTGLEALHKAGAVTLSVITYDKTKDNLSYLLLNFVRSSRPKRTYWEDLGHMLAQVHHAAVDKFGGFSPEFYDAYHEIIPKEPGYTVRRDLYNLYHLLNHLNLFGRSYLAAGRRILKSYSQK, translated from the coding sequence ATGGAATTGGTAGATGTAATCCGGCAAATATATGGCGAAGAAGTCTACATAACGGACAGGATAGGGATTTCTGGCGGCGATATAAATGATGCATATCATCTATGCCTGAGTAATGGAGAGAATCTGTTTATAAAGATGAATGCTAATGCGAAAGATGATTTCTTTGCAGCTGAAAAAACAGGGCTGGAAGCATTGCATAAAGCTGGAGCAGTTACGCTATCGGTTATTACTTATGATAAAACGAAGGATAACTTGTCCTATTTACTGCTGAATTTCGTGAGAAGTTCGAGGCCTAAGAGAACGTACTGGGAAGACTTAGGCCATATGCTGGCACAGGTACACCACGCTGCAGTGGATAAGTTTGGCGGGTTCTCACCGGAGTTTTATGATGCCTATCATGAGATAATTCCAAAGGAGCCAGGCTATACTGTTCGGCGGGATTTATACAATCTGTATCATTTGCTGAACCATTTGAATCTGTTTGGCAGATCATATCTTGCGGCAGGAAGAAGAATATTGAAGAGTTATTCGCAGAAGTGA